The Vicia villosa cultivar HV-30 ecotype Madison, WI linkage group LG1, Vvil1.0, whole genome shotgun sequence genome includes a region encoding these proteins:
- the LOC131648607 gene encoding uncharacterized protein LOC131648607 produces MSSSRIVPTYEDAEAFMAAAKLVLKDKRGKYKEFSQLLIDYDARRVDIGAVKELAIELFKEHEDLISRFNNFLPRGHQISLPLDDEQGSNDDALAVEDEQKDDEQQGDDDALVVKDDEDQGDDDALAVKDEQNNDIQQVDGDALVVKDDQKNDEQQGNGDAFAAKNEQKDDEHQGGDGAFAAKEEQKVDEQQGDGDAFAVKDDEQKGGGDTLSVKDDEHQGNGDALAVKDDEHQGDDYALAVKLKDEQNYDIQQGDGDALVVKDDEDQGDDDALVVIDDEQQSDDDAFAAKDEQKDDEHQGDDVNALVVEDEHNGEQRGDDDALMVEDEQKDDEQQSGDDAFVAKEEQKDDEQQGDGDAFAVKDDEQKGGGDTFAIKDDEQQGDDCALAVIDDEQKRDDDAFATKDEQKYEEQQGDHDTLAVKDEHQGDDGALVVEDEHNDGQQGDDDALMVEDEQKDDEHQGDDDDALAVKDEQKDDEHQGDDDDALAVKDDKKDDEEKQV; encoded by the coding sequence ATGAGCAGCTCAAGAATAGTTCCCACGTATGAAGATGCAGAAGCATTTATGGCGGCAGCAAAATTGGTGTTGAAAGATAAGAGAGGAAAGTATAAAGAATTCTCACAACTCCTAATTGATTACGATGCCAGAAGAGTTGATATAGGAGCTGTCAAAGAATTAGCGATAGAGTTGTTTAAAGAGCATGAAGATTTGATTTCAAGATTCAACAACTTCTTGCCACGGGGTCACCAAATCTCACTTCCTTTGGATGATGAACAAGGAAGTAATGATGATGCATTAGCGGTCGAAGATGAACAGAAAGATGATGAACAACAAGGTGATGATGATGCATTAGTggtcaaagatgatgaagatcaaggtgatgaTGATGCATTAGCAGTCAAAGATGAACAGAACAATGATATACAACAAGTTGATGGCGATGCATTGGTGGTCAAAGATGATCAGAAAAATGATGAACAACAAGGTAATGGCGATGCATTTGCGGCCAAAAATGAACAGAAAGATGATGAACATCAAGGTGGTGACGGTGCATTTGCGGCCAAAGAAGAACAAAAAGTTGATGAACAACAAGGTGATGGCGATGCATTTGCGGTCAAAGATGATGAACAGAAAGGTGGTGGCGATACACTCTCTGTCAAAGATGATGAACATCAAGGTAATGGCGATGCATTAGCGGTCAAAGATGATGAACATCAAGGTGACGACTATGCACTAGCAGTCAAACTCAAAGATGAACAGAACTATGATATACAACAAGGTGATGGCGATGCATTAGTggtcaaagatgatgaagatcaaggtgatgaTGATGCATTAGTAGTCATAGATGATGAACAACAAAGTGATGATGATGCATTTGCGGCCAAAGATGAACAGAAAGATGATGAACATCAAGGTGATGATGTCAATGCATTAGTGGTCGAAGATGAACATAATGGTGAACAACGAGGTGATGACGATGCATTGATGGTCGAAGATGAACAGAAAGATGATGAACAACAAAGTGGTGACGATGCATTTGtagcaaaagaagaacaaaaagatGATGAGCAACAAGGTGATGGCGATGCATTTGCGGTCAAAGATGATGAACAGAAAGGTGGTGGCGATACATTTGCGATCAAAGATGATGAACAACAAGGTGATGACTGTGCATTAGCAGTCATAGATGATGAACAAAAAAGGGATGATGATGCATTTGCGACCAAAGATGAACAAAAATATGAGGAACAACAAGGTGATCATGATACATTAGCGGTCAAAGATGAACATCAAGGTGATGACGGTGCGTTAGTGGTCGAAGATGAACATAATGATGGACAGCAAGGTGATGATGATGCATTAATGGTGGAAGATGAACAGAAAGATGATGAACATcaaggtgatgatgatgatgcattAGCAGTGAAAGATGAACAGAAAGATGATGAACATcaaggtgatgatgatgatgcattAGCAGTGAAAGATGATAAGAAAGACGATGaagaaaaacaagtttga
- the LOC131643450 gene encoding uncharacterized protein LOC131643450: MNIAIIHPDLGIGGAERLVVDAAVELASHGHKVHIFTAHHDKNRCFEETVSGIFPVTVYGSFLPRHIFYRLHALCAYLRCLFVAFCVLFMWPSFDVILADQVSVVIPILKLKRSTKVVFYCHFPDLLLAQHSTFLRRMYRKPIDYAEEITTGMADLILVNSKFTASTFANTFKHLNAKGIRPAVLYPAVNVDQFNEPTSSKTNFLSINRFERKKNIQLAISAFAMLYSPDRALKHRDITNASLTVAGGFDKRLKENVEYLEELKDLAKKEGVSDKINFITSCSTDERNALLSECLCVLYTPENEHFGIVPLEAMAAYRPVIACNSGGPVESIKNGVTGFLCDPSPEEFSSAMANFINDPLRAEEMGKEARRHVVESFSTKTFGNHLSRYLVDIHRGKED, translated from the exons ATGAACATTGCTATAATTCATCCAGATCTTGGTATAG GTGGGGCTGAAAGATTAGTTGTGGATGCAGCTGTTGAACTTGCATCTCATGGTCATAAAGTTCATATTTTTACTGCACATCATGATAAAAATAGATGCTTTGAGGAAACCGTTTCTG GTATCTTTCCAGTTACTGTTTATGGTTCCTTTCTTCCCCGTCATATATTCTACCGTCTTCATGCATTGTGTGCATATCTCCGGTGCCTTTTTGTTGCTTTCTGTGTTCTTTTCATGTGGCCCTCGTTTGATGTAATACTGGCTGATCAGGTCTCCGTGGTTATCCCCATCTTGAAACTTAAAAGGTCGACAAAG GTTGTGTTCTACTGTCATTTTCCAGACTTGTTGCTGGCTCAACATTCAACTTTCCTCAGGAGAATGTACAGGAAACCAATAGACTATGCAGAAGAAATCACAACTG GAATGGCCGATTTGATACTCGTTAACAGCAAATTCACTGCATCTACTTTTGCAAATACTTTTAAGCATCTAAATGCTAAAGGAATTCGACCAGCTGTCCTATACCCAGCAGTCAACGTGGATCAATTCAATGAACCCACTTCCTCTAA GACAAATTTTCTTTCTATTAACCGCTTTGAAAGGAAGAAGAACATACAATTAGCAATATCTGCTTTTGCTATGCTTTACTCGCCCGACAGAGCTCTAAAACATCGAGATATTACTAATGCTTCTTTGACTGTTGCAG GTGGCTTTGATAAACGGTTGAAGGAGAATGTGGAGTACCTAGAAGAGCTTAAAGATTTAGCTAAAAAGGAAGGGGTCTCTGATAAAATAAATTTCATCACATCTTGCTCAACAGATGAAAGGAATGCTCTTCTTTCAGAATGCCTGTGTGTCCTTTACACGCCAGAG AATGAGCACTTTGGCATTGTTCCTTTGGAGGCAATGGCAGCTTATAGACCTGTAATTGCATGTAATAGTGGTGGCCCTGTGGAGTCTATCAAGAATGGTGTAACAGGCTTCCTTTGCGATCCTTCACCGGAAGAGTTTTCGTCAGCAATGGCTAACTTCATAAATGATCCCCTGAGAGCAGAAGAAATGGGCAAGGAAGCTAGGAGGCATGTTGTCGAGTCATTCTCTACAAAGACATTTGGCAATCATTTAAGTAGATATCTTGTTGACATTCACCGGGGAAAGGAGGATTGA
- the LOC131648613 gene encoding cysteine-rich receptor-like protein kinase 25 → TLATKTFASTLHTRNNNFTKQGKSKDFVTQLNKTTTFIQNYCPNTTTFSPNSAYQTNLNKLLSLLSSNSTNKNGFYYTTVGQNNPGNTVYGAFLCRGDLTTKECQDCVSIASKQVLQNCPKSKESVMWLAECMIRYSDLSFFNVASEAPMRALLNTASVTDQSRFMQLLADTMNAATVEAVNGGGDKKFGTKKANFTSFQNLYTLAQCTPDLSKSGCEKCLTIATNELPSCCNGKQGGRVLIPSCNIRYELYPFYHESTVPAPEESRPNPQGAVKGKKSRNSIVIIVAIVSPVVIIVLLTPLVLWIISEKKRRKINPVPVPEESVEISRVEFLQFDFDTIVAATNNFSDDNKLGEGGFGDVYKGMLINGQEIAVKRLSKSSGQGMDEFKNEVVLVAKLQHRNLVRILGFCLDGEEKMLVYELMPNKSLDYFLFDPEKAHQMNWPRRYKIIEGVARGILYLHEDSRLRIIHRDLKASNILLDENMDPKIADFGMARIFCVDQTRGITKRVVGTFGYMSPEYAMRGVFSIKTDVYSFGVLVLEIITGKKITSFRESGYAEDLLSYVWKKWNDGTPMELLDMRLRDSYSRVEVTRCIHVGLCCVQEDPNQRPSMQTIVLLLSSHSVTLKQPQRPAGYISSKSDQSFLRNDFENSEKSTTTSKSARVSVDEASITQVYPR, encoded by the exons ACACTCGCCACAAAGACTTTTGCTTCAACTCTTCACACACGCAACAATAACTTTACAAAACAAGGAAAATCAAAGGACTTTGTAACTCAATTGAATAAAACAACCACTTTTATTCAGAATTACTGTCCAAATACAACCACTTTTTCTCCAAATTCAGCCTACCAAACAAATCTCAACAAGCTTCTTTCTCTGCTTTCATCAAATTCCACCAACAAAAATGGCTTCTACTACACCACCGTCGGCCAAAACAACCCCGGAAACACAGTATACGGTGCCTTTCTCTGCCGCGGagatctcacaacaaaagaaTGCCAAGACTGTGTTTCCATAGCATCCAAACAAGTCCTTCAAAACTGTCCTAAATCAAAAGAATCAGTTATGTGGTTAGCTGAATGCATGATACGTTACTCAGACCTTTCTTTTTTCAACGTAGCTTCAGAAGCTCCTATGCGTGCTCTCCTGAACACTGCAAGTGTGACGGACCAAAGCCGGTTCATGCAACTTTTAGCAGATACAATGAACGCCGCTACGGTAGAGGCTGTGAATGGTGGAGGTGACAAAAAGTTTGGAACTAAAAAAGCAAATTTTACTAGCTTTCAGAATTTGTATACACTTGCACAGTGTACACCGGATTTGTCAAAGTCAGGATGTGAAAAATGCCTTACAATAGCAACTAATGAATTACCATCTTGCTGTAATGGAAAACAAGGTGGAAGAGTGCTTATTCCTAGTTGTAATATTAGGTATGAGCTTTATCCCTTTTATCACGAGTCGACTGTTCCTGCTCCTGAAGAATCGAGGCCAAATCCACAAGGTGCTGTCAAAG GAAAAAAATCCCGGAACTCGATAGTGATCATTGTTGCAATAGTATCTCCGGTTGTGATTATCGTATTGCTTACACCGTTAGTCTTATGGATCATATctgaaaagaagagaagaaaaatcaaTCCAGTGCCTGTGCCTGAAGAAAGCG TTGAAATCTCCAGAGTAGAATTCTTGCAATTTGATTTTGATACTATCGTAGCGGCCACAAACAACTTCAGTGATGACAATAAATTGGGAGAAGGGGGATTTGGCGATGTTTACAAG GGTATGTTAATTAATGGACAAGAGATTGCTGTGAAGAGGCTATCGAAAAGTTCTGGTCAAGGCATGGACGAATTCAAGAACGAGGTAGTTTTGGTGGCAAAACTACAACACCGAAATCTTGTTAGGATTCTTGGTTTTTGCTTGGACGGGGAAGAAAAGATGCTCGTTTATGAACTCATGCCCAACAAAAGTCTAGACTATTTTCTATTTG ATCCTGAAAAAGCGCATCAGATGAACTGGCCAAGACGATACAAAATAATAGAGGGAGTTGCACGCGGAATACTTTATCTTCATGAAGATTCTCGACTTAGAATCATACACCGCGATCTTAAAGCTAGTAATATATTATTAGATGAGAATATGGATCCTAAAATTGCTGACTTTGGGATGGCAAGAATTTTCTGTGTTGATCAAACCCGAGGAATCACAAAAAGAGTTGTTGGAACATT CGGTTACATGTCTCCAGAGTATGCAATGCGTGGAGTGTTCTCTATCAAAACAGATGTGTATAGCTTTGGTGTCCTTGTTCTCGAGATAATTACTGGAAAGAAGATCACGTCCTTCCGTGAATCAGGCTATGCTGAGGACCTCTTGAGCTAT GTTTGGAAAAAATGGAATGATGGGACACCAATGGAGTTACTTGACATGAGATTGAGAGATTCATACTCAAGAGTTGAAGTAACAAGATGCATCCATGTTGGGTTATGTTGTGTTCAAGAAGATCCAAATCAAAGACCATCCATGCAGACAATAGTTTTATTGCTAAGTAGCCATTCTGTTACTCTTAAACAGCCTCAAAGACCAGCAGGTTATATCAGTAGCAAATCTGATCAAAGCTTTTTAAGAAATGACTTTGAGAATTCAGAAAAATCTACAACTACAAGCAAATCAGCTAGAGTTTCTGTTGATGAAGCATCCATTACTCAGGTGTACCCTCGATGA